In Salarias fasciatus chromosome 2, fSalaFa1.1, whole genome shotgun sequence, one genomic interval encodes:
- the slc9a6a gene encoding sodium/hydrogen exchanger 6a, whose product MAFKVSVSGAWRVTRTVWLLLLVSLSVSISVCRAEYPLEEQDSAMENIVTEKKAEESHRQDSADLLIFIMLLTLTILTIWLFKHRRFRFLHETGLAMIYGLIVGVILRYGIHVPRDISNVTMSCRVNASPATLLVNVSGKFYEYTLKGEIRGDDVQDNEMLRKVTFDPEVFFNILLPPIIFHAGYSLKRRHFFRNMGSILAYAFLGTVISCFVIGLLMYGCVTLMKQVEQLDGDFFFTDCLFFGAIVSATDPVTVLAIFNELQVDVDLYALLFGESVLNDAVAVVLSSSIVAYQPEGDNSHTFEVMAMLKSFGIFLGVFSGSFALGVATGVVTALVTKFTKLRDFQLLETALFFLMSWSTFLLAEACGFTGVVAVLFCGITQAHYTFNNLSPESQDRTKQLFELLNFLAENFIFSYMGLTLFTFQSHVFNPMFIVGAFIAVFLGRAANIYPLSFLLNLGRRNKIGSNFQHMMMFAGLRGAMTFALSIRDTATYARQMMFSTTLLIVFFTVWVCGGGTTQMLSCQRIRVGVDSDQDNSISITDGSERRSTKQESAWLFRIWYNFDHNYLKPILTHSGPPLTATLPPCCGPLARFLTSPQAYENECQLKDDDSDLILTDGDINLTYGDITVSTDATGAHTSGGPAAPDDLDRELAYGDHELVMRGTRLVLPMDDSEPPFTDRRMRM is encoded by the exons ATGGCGTTTAAAGTGAGTGTCAGCGGCGCGTGGAGGGTGACGCGGAccgtgtggctgctgctgctggtcagcctGTCCGTGAGCATCAGCGTGTGCCGAGCCGAGTATcccctggaggagcaggacagTGCCATGGAGAACATCGTCACGGAGAAGAAGGCTGAGGAGAGCCACCGGCAGGACAGCGCCGACCTGCTCATCTTCATCATGCTCCTCACCCTCACCATCCTCACCATCTGGCTCTTCAAACACCGGCGCTTCAGGTTCCTGCACGAGACCGGGCTGGCCATGATTTATG GTTTGATTGTTGGCGTTATCCTGCGGTACGGCATTCACGTCCCTCGGGACATTAGCAACGTCACGATGAGCTGCCGGGTCAACGCCAGCCCCGCTACTCTGCTGGTTAACGTCAGCGGCAAATTCTACGAGTACACTCTGAAAGGGGAGATCCGGGGAGACGACGTGCAAGATAATGAGATGCTGCGCAAA gtgacctttgaccctgaagTGTTCTTCAATATCCTCCTTCCACCCATCATCTTTCATGCTGGATACAGCTTGAAAAGG AGACATTTCTTCCGTAACATGGGATCCATCCTGGCGTATGCCTTTCTGGGAACGGTCATCTCCTGTTTTGTcattgg GTTGCTGATGTACGGATGTGTGACGCTCAtgaagcaggtggagcagctggacgGAGACTTCTTCTTCACCGACTGTCTGTTCTTCGGAGCCATCGTTTCTGCCACAGACCCTG tGACGGTTTTGGCCATCTTCAATGAGCTGCAGGTGGACGTGGATCTGTACGCCTTGCTGTTCGGAGAGAGCGTCCTGAACGACGCCGTGGCCGTGGTTCTGTCCTC GTCCATCGTGGCGTACCAGCCAGAGGGGGACAACAGCCACACCTTTGAGGTCATGGCCATGCTGAAGTCTTTCGGGATTTTCCTGGGAGTTTTCAGCGGCTCCTTCGCTCTCGGGGTGGCCACCGGAGTCGTCACAGCTCTC GTGACCAAGTTCACCAAGCTGAGGGatttccagctgctggagacgGCTTTGTTCTTCCTCATGTCGTGGAGCACCTTCCTGCTGGCTGAAGCTTGTGGTTTTACAG GTGTGGTGGCCGTGCTCTTCTGTGGAATCACTCAGGCTCACTACACCTTCAACAACCTGTCCCCTGAATCCCAGGACAGGACCAAGCAG CTGTTTGAACTCCTGAATTTCCTGGCAGAAAACTTCATTTTCTCCTACATGGGTCTCACACTGTTCACCTTCCAGAGCCACGTCTTCAACCCCATGTTCATTGTTGGAGCTTTC aTCGCCGTGTTCCTGGGAAGAGCTGCAAACATCTACCCTCTGTCATTCCTTCTCAATCTGGGACGACGAAACAAAATCGGATCCAACTTCCAGCACATGATGATGTTTGCGG GCCTGCGAGGCGCGATGACGTTCGCCCTGTCCATCAGAGACACGGCCACGTACGCCCGGCAGATGATGTTCTCCACCACGCTGCTCATCGTCTTCTTCACCGTGTGGGTCTGCGGCGGCGGCACCACTCAGATGCTGTCCTGCCAGCGCATTCG GGTGGGAGTGGACTCTGACCAGGATAACTCT ATAAGCATCACCGACGGCTCGGAGAGAAGaagcaccaaacaggaaagtgCCTGGCTTTTCAGAATCTGGTACAACTTCGATCACAA CTACCTGAAGCCCATCCTGACTCACAGCGGCCCGCCGCTCACGGCCACGCTGCCGCCCTGCTGCGGCCCCCTCGCCCGCTTCCTCACCAGCCCTCAGGCCTACGAG AATGAGTGCCAGCTGAAGGACGACGACTCCGACCTCATCCTAACGGACGGCGACATCAACCTGACCTACGGCGACATCACGGTCAGCACGGACGCCACGGGCGCCCACACCAGCGGCGGCCCCGCGGCCCCCGACGACCTGGACAGGGAGCTGGCGTACGGGGACCACGAGCTGGTGATGAGGGGGACGCGCCTGGTGCTGCCCATGGACGACTCGGAGCCGCCGTTCACAGACCGCCGCATGAGGATGTGA